Genomic DNA from Nitrospirota bacterium:
AGGAATAAAAAGGGACACATGATCGGATTTGGTAACCTTGTGAAGTTTGTGAAAGATCATGTGCGTGAGGGTCATCTTCCCCAAAAAATTGCTGATTATGTCAGAGATTTTTCGAAGTCTGTTGAAATATCCGATGACCTGACTATTGTAGAGGTTGGGTATGGGTATGAAGGAGCACAGCATGGATAACGCCTATGAATGCAGGATGATATGATGAGAGATTCCGCGGTCATTACCGTGCCGTCACATCCCAGATACCTTGCAGTAATCAGAGCTGTGACAGGAAAAATGGGAGAATTATGCGGGATTGATGAAAATACCACCGAGGACATAAAACTCGCTGTGGATGAGGCATGCACAAATGTTATCAAGCATGCATACAGGGGGGACGTTTCAAGAAAGATTGTTATAAAATACAGAATAACCCGGAAGGCATTCAGGGTTGCCATAGAGGATAACGGGGTCAGAGCGCACGAGGACGTATTAAAAGGCAGGAACCTGAATACCATACGGCCCGGAGGACTCGGCATACATCTGATAAAAAGAGTTTTTGATGTCCTTGCGTTCGACGAAAAGAAAAAGATCGGCAACCGTCTGATTCTTGTGAAATACCTGAAAGGGGAAAAATGAACATTCATATCGGAGACTGCAGGGGTGGAAAAGTGGTCGCAATATCTGGAGAAATAGATATGTATTCGTCGCCTGAACTCAGGGAACAGATGATGAACCTCATCGGTCAGAGAATATCAAATATGCTTATTGATTTCAGGCAGGTATCGTACATAGACAGTTCAGGCATTGCCACCTTTGTTGAGGGACTTAAATCCATGAAGAATTACGGCGGCAGACTCCGGTTTTTCGGGATACCTCAGGGGATTATGGAGATATTCAGTTTTTCGAAGCTGGACAGGGTTTTTGAGATATACGGGAATATTGACGATGCCATCAATAGCTGAAACCCTGTGCAGCTTTGCCGGCAAAAAAGCAAAACCCTTTCTTAAGGAAGTCCACGATGCATCGAAGATCATTAACGATATTTTTTACTGGGCGGTTATTTCTCCTCTCAGGGGAAGGCCCGTCCGATTCCGTGCGGCCGTATCGGAGATGGTAAAGGCAGGATACAACTCTGTGCCCATAGTTGCCGTAATTTCATTGTTTATCGGAATAATCCTTGCGTTTCAGTCAGCCTACCAGCTGAAAAAGGTAGGAGCGCTGATCTATGTCGCCAATCTTATAGGGGTATCAATAACGAGAGAACTCGGACCTATAATCACGGCCATTATCGTATCAGGCAGGAGTGGTTCGGCTTTTGCTGCGGAGATCGGATCCATGAAAGCGGCTGAAGAAATCGATGCGCTTATCAGCATGGGTATAAATCCTGTCAGATTCATTGTCGTCCCGAAGCTCATCGCGCTCATGATAATGGTTCCTGCCCTCACAATTTTTTCCGATATCATCGGTATGCTCGGAGGGTTCATTCTTTCTGTCTCGGTTCTGGAAATACATCCTGCAAGTTATTTCCAGCAAACTGTCAATGCACTGCTAGTAAAGGATGTAATGACCGGACTGGTCAAAGCATGGGCGTTTGGCATACTGATTACTATTGTCGGATCATACCAGGGATTCAAGGTGACCGGAGGGGCAGAGGAGGTCGGAAGGAGGACAACAGCAGCAGTTGTTGCGTCCATTTTTCTGGTAATCGTATTTGACCTGTTTTTTACGGCACTTTTTTATTATTTCACATAACGGCATCGTTTTTTTCCGATGATGTGCTGACACATGCAGGAGTAAGATGGAAAATGCAATAGAAGTGACCAAGCTTTCTTCCTATTATGGAGAGCGGGAGATCCTGAAAAGAATCTCCTTTGTCATACCGAAAAACATGACGACGGTCATACTCGGGGGAAGCGGATGCGGCAAAAGCACACTCCTTAAGCACCTGATCGGTCTGCTGAAACCTGCCAGCGGGAGTATTCTCATACAGGGAACAGACATTACGCAGCTGGATGAAGAATCAATGAATGAGGTGCGGAAGAAAATGGGAATACTGTTTCAGGGTGCGGCACTGCTCAATTCCCTCAATTTGCTGGACAATATCGCGCTTCCCGTGAGGGAGCATACCAGGATTAAAGAATCAACCATAGGGATTATGGTTCGCATGAAGCTGGATCTCGTCGGTCTGTCGGGTTTTGAAGGGTTCTATCCTTCTCAGTTGTCGGGAGGGATGAAAAAAAGGGCAGGACTGGCAAGGGCAATCGCACTTGATCCTGAACTGCTGTTTTTTGATGAGCCGTCTGCAGGGCTGGATCCTATCACCGCGGCAGGGCTTGATGACCTTATCGTAAGTCTTAAGAATGTGTTTAAAATGACTATAGTCGTAGTCACTCATGAACTGCCAAGTGTATTCACGATCGCAGATTATGTTATCATGCTGGATGCCGGAGAAGTGATATTTTCAGGATCTCTCGATGAGCTGAAGATGTCGGATCACCCCAGGATAAGAATGTTTCTCGAGAGAAAACCGGAGACCGGCACATATGTTCCAGAAGACTATTTCAACATCATTGCAGGCGAATAACCCACTTGTTCACCTGCTTTGCAGGAAAAAAGCATGATGCCAATGCAAAAGGCAGCGCATTGAAAGAAGAAATCAAGGCCGGAATAGTAATCATATCGTCTCTTCTGATACTCAGCGGAATCATTATTATGATTGGCGGAGGACAGTTCTTTGAGAAATCCGACGTTTACTATGTGAAGGTAATGAACGCAGCCGGGCTTGAAACCGGTGCGCAGGTCAGGCTGGGGGGAGTCAGGGTTGGCAGGGTATTAAAAATTACGGCACCCGATCAGCCCGGGGAAGCGGTATCCATACAGATCGGTCTGAAACCCGGCACGGTACTGTACAAAGGAACCAGGGCGCTGATATCTCAGGTTGGGTTTGTCGGTGACATATACCTTCTTCTCGCTGTTGAAAACACAGAAAACGAAAAGATCTCGGTCGGTGAAGTCATTCCTTCTGAAGAAAAGGTCCAGTTCGATGTACTCATGGCAAGAATCGACAGCCTTTCCCATTCAGTTGATGCTCTGATAAAGGATGTGGACAAAATCTTCAGTGACAAGAATCTGAAAGGCATCGAGACTCTCATCGGCAACACAAATACCGCAATAGTTTCAGGATCGACAAACCTCGATAAGGTTGCTGCAAGCCTCAAGACAACAACCGACAAACTTGCAAGCGTGCTGGGCGAAATAGAGGAAATTGTGAAAGTCAATAAAGGCGATGTTTCCGGATTGATCAGAAAAGCCAGAGAAGATGT
This window encodes:
- a CDS encoding ATP-binding cassette domain-containing protein, producing the protein MENAIEVTKLSSYYGEREILKRISFVIPKNMTTVILGGSGCGKSTLLKHLIGLLKPASGSILIQGTDITQLDEESMNEVRKKMGILFQGAALLNSLNLLDNIALPVREHTRIKESTIGIMVRMKLDLVGLSGFEGFYPSQLSGGMKKRAGLARAIALDPELLFFDEPSAGLDPITAAGLDDLIVSLKNVFKMTIVVVTHELPSVFTIADYVIMLDAGEVIFSGSLDELKMSDHPRIRMFLERKPETGTYVPEDYFNIIAGE
- a CDS encoding STAS domain-containing protein, with protein sequence MNIHIGDCRGGKVVAISGEIDMYSSPELREQMMNLIGQRISNMLIDFRQVSYIDSSGIATFVEGLKSMKNYGGRLRFFGIPQGIMEIFSFSKLDRVFEIYGNIDDAINS
- a CDS encoding MlaD family protein, producing the protein MFTCFAGKKHDANAKGSALKEEIKAGIVIISSLLILSGIIIMIGGGQFFEKSDVYYVKVMNAAGLETGAQVRLGGVRVGRVLKITAPDQPGEAVSIQIGLKPGTVLYKGTRALISQVGFVGDIYLLLAVENTENEKISVGEVIPSEEKVQFDVLMARIDSLSHSVDALIKDVDKIFSDKNLKGIETLIGNTNTAIVSGSTNLDKVAASLKTTTDKLASVLGEIEEIVKVNKGDVSGLIRKAREDVEKAGEMIRSFESTAKSVDKTSKSLDRVIDYQSRNIENLINTMTSTTEELQELLREIKHKPWSIIYKEKRGE
- a CDS encoding ABC transporter permease — translated: MPSIAETLCSFAGKKAKPFLKEVHDASKIINDIFYWAVISPLRGRPVRFRAAVSEMVKAGYNSVPIVAVISLFIGIILAFQSAYQLKKVGALIYVANLIGVSITRELGPIITAIIVSGRSGSAFAAEIGSMKAAEEIDALISMGINPVRFIVVPKLIALMIMVPALTIFSDIIGMLGGFILSVSVLEIHPASYFQQTVNALLVKDVMTGLVKAWAFGILITIVGSYQGFKVTGGAEEVGRRTTAAVVASIFLVIVFDLFFTALFYYFT
- a CDS encoding ATP-binding protein — encoded protein: MMRDSAVITVPSHPRYLAVIRAVTGKMGELCGIDENTTEDIKLAVDEACTNVIKHAYRGDVSRKIVIKYRITRKAFRVAIEDNGVRAHEDVLKGRNLNTIRPGGLGIHLIKRVFDVLAFDEKKKIGNRLILVKYLKGEK